A single Curtobacterium sp. MCJR17_020 DNA region contains:
- a CDS encoding GNAT family N-acetyltransferase yields the protein MQGITIRPTTEADWEAVRALRLEMLRDTPMAYAEHLADAEQLDETEWRARGRRGQDTGGTSLVAIDTDGRWAGAMGSFIPDAATGPLLVGVYVAPSHRGRAAGVTDALLDAIESWASGHGTTLRLHVHERNLRAQAFYARRGYEPTGVTEPYVLAPDERELEMIRRLGGVSA from the coding sequence ATGCAGGGGATCACCATCCGACCGACGACCGAAGCCGATTGGGAGGCCGTCCGAGCGCTCCGCCTGGAGATGCTCCGGGACACCCCGATGGCCTACGCGGAGCACCTGGCGGACGCCGAGCAGCTCGACGAGACGGAGTGGCGTGCGCGGGGCCGCCGAGGTCAGGACACCGGGGGCACCTCGCTCGTGGCGATCGACACCGACGGACGCTGGGCCGGTGCGATGGGGTCGTTCATACCCGACGCCGCGACCGGGCCATTGCTGGTCGGGGTGTACGTCGCGCCGTCGCACCGCGGCCGTGCGGCCGGCGTGACCGATGCGTTGCTCGACGCCATCGAGTCATGGGCTTCCGGCCACGGGACCACGCTCCGACTCCACGTGCACGAGCGCAACCTGCGGGCTCAGGCCTTCTACGCCCGGCGCGGGTACGAGCCGACCGGGGTGACCGAGCCGTACGTCCTCGCGCCCGACGAGCGGGAGCTCGAGATGATTCGCCGACTCGGCGGGGTCTCCGCATGA
- a CDS encoding TetR/AcrR family transcriptional regulator — MAETSRDAKRAQTAERIRAAARQQFGANGYEGTTIRSIAAAAGIDPSLVMQHFGSKAALFATAVQLPTTSDGGNQRAAADHLLDVLGIRFDALPAETAALVRSMLTVPEAADTMRGYLDERVENLARSLDGDDARLRALLTVSGILGITITQHFLRLSAFEGASRDDLLRAAQGWVESLTTEAGSPTR; from the coding sequence ATGGCCGAGACCTCACGCGACGCGAAACGCGCACAGACCGCCGAGCGCATCCGCGCGGCTGCTCGTCAGCAGTTCGGTGCGAACGGGTACGAGGGCACGACGATCCGGAGCATCGCCGCAGCGGCCGGCATCGATCCGTCGCTCGTCATGCAGCACTTCGGGTCGAAGGCAGCGCTGTTCGCGACCGCCGTGCAGCTGCCGACCACGTCAGACGGTGGGAACCAGCGTGCGGCCGCTGACCACCTGCTCGACGTCCTGGGGATCCGTTTCGACGCGCTCCCTGCCGAGACGGCCGCGCTCGTCCGGTCGATGCTGACGGTGCCCGAGGCGGCGGACACCATGCGCGGCTACCTCGACGAGCGGGTCGAGAACCTGGCGCGCTCACTCGACGGCGACGACGCCCGGCTACGGGCGTTGCTCACCGTGAGCGGCATCCTCGGCATCACGATCACGCAGCACTTCCTGCGCCTCAGCGCGTTCGAAGGCGCGTCACGTGACGACCTGCTCCGCGCGGCGCAGGGCTGGGTCGAGTCGCTCACGACGGAGGCCGGGTCACCCACTCGCTGA
- a CDS encoding HAD-IA family hydrolase, producing MTGDGVRWLLLDVGGVLEMVDDAAWPGQFRTRWAAAFGLTDEEFSTRLSDADLPDAARRTGVDDEYWGKIGAALGASAEVLASMRADFWDAYCGSLNEPLFDFVAGLRGTVGLAILSNSGDGARQEEERRFGFAAVFDPICYSHEIGVTKPEPEAFRIALDRLDAAPADVLFIDDVPENIEAARAMGIRAHLHVETADTIAAIRAAMPEDREQ from the coding sequence ATGACGGGCGATGGGGTGCGGTGGCTGCTGCTCGACGTCGGTGGCGTGCTCGAGATGGTCGACGACGCGGCATGGCCCGGACAGTTCCGCACGAGGTGGGCGGCTGCGTTCGGTCTGACCGACGAGGAGTTCTCGACGCGGTTGTCGGACGCCGACCTGCCCGATGCCGCGCGGAGGACCGGGGTCGACGACGAGTACTGGGGGAAGATCGGCGCCGCACTCGGCGCCTCGGCCGAGGTGCTCGCGTCGATGCGAGCCGACTTCTGGGACGCGTACTGCGGCTCCTTGAACGAGCCGCTCTTCGACTTCGTCGCCGGTCTGCGCGGGACGGTCGGGCTCGCAATCCTGTCCAATTCTGGTGACGGCGCCCGTCAGGAAGAGGAGCGACGGTTCGGGTTCGCGGCCGTGTTCGACCCGATCTGCTACAGCCACGAGATCGGCGTCACGAAGCCGGAACCCGAGGCGTTCCGGATCGCACTCGACCGGCTCGACGCCGCACCCGCGGATGTCCTGTTCATCGACGACGTACCGGAGAACATCGAGGCTGCGCGGGCGATGGGGATCCGGGCGCACCTGCACGTCGAGACTGCGGACACGATCGCAGCGATCCGCGCCGCGATGCCGGAGGATCGGGAGCAGTGA
- a CDS encoding helix-turn-helix domain-containing protein produces MLDVETMEAAYWSHRGPAPLMASSHRHDDLEMNLVLDGHLDYRFGGAPVSVHAGEIALFWGWTPHQLVGDGTGTGEFRWVHIPLAEVLAWGLPDHDLGAMLLNRPVVVPTAAAGRDVESMLGSWQRDFADDGAEIIANLEAQALVRRLLRHHRDAVDLRPGGGHGTADAMHRVIDMVRFVVDRFREPIEVADVAAAAHLHPHYAMSVFRQDVGTTIVEYLTRCRVAEAQRLLATTSMTTSEIAHAAGFGSQSSFYAHFTRACGTAPGAYRARAR; encoded by the coding sequence GTGCTCGACGTGGAGACGATGGAAGCGGCGTACTGGAGCCACCGCGGCCCGGCCCCGCTCATGGCGTCCTCCCACCGGCACGACGACCTCGAGATGAACCTGGTGCTCGACGGGCACCTGGACTACCGGTTCGGCGGGGCGCCGGTCAGTGTGCACGCGGGCGAGATCGCACTGTTCTGGGGCTGGACCCCGCACCAGCTCGTGGGCGACGGCACCGGTACCGGCGAGTTCCGCTGGGTGCACATCCCCCTGGCCGAGGTGCTGGCGTGGGGACTACCCGACCACGACCTCGGAGCGATGCTCCTGAACCGCCCGGTCGTCGTGCCGACCGCAGCTGCCGGCCGTGACGTCGAGTCGATGCTCGGGTCGTGGCAGCGGGACTTCGCGGACGACGGTGCGGAGATCATCGCCAACCTCGAGGCGCAGGCGCTCGTGCGTCGCCTGCTCCGGCACCACCGCGACGCCGTGGACCTGCGGCCCGGCGGCGGGCACGGCACCGCGGATGCCATGCACCGGGTGATCGACATGGTGCGGTTCGTGGTCGACCGGTTCCGCGAACCGATCGAGGTCGCTGACGTCGCAGCGGCCGCACACCTGCACCCGCACTACGCGATGTCGGTGTTCCGACAGGACGTCGGCACCACGATCGTCGAGTACCTGACACGGTGCCGGGTGGCCGAGGCGCAGCGGTTGCTCGCGACGACGTCGATGACGACCTCGGAGATCGCGCACGCCGCGGGCTTCGGGTCGCAGTCGAGCTTCTACGCGCACTTCACCCGTGCCTGCGGGACTGCGCCGGGAGCGTACCGGGCACGGGCTCGCTGA
- a CDS encoding amidohydrolase family protein, which yields MTLIAIEEHWNHPALTDAVNALPEDRRDPSTALDELGDNGELLRDLGDARLAAMDEQGIDVQVLSLAPPGAQPLDAADAIPLSRQANDIAIAAVADHPDRFRAFSTLPMAEPGAAVAELERTAGLGCVGAMVYGRTGEVPLDDRRYDDLFAAAASLGQPVFIHPQVPSKRLREAAYEGFDPMVELGLATFGWGWHLEAARAALRLIVGGTFDRHPDLQIVLGHWGELLLFWLDRADSLSRIAGLERKVSDTVRSNVHITSSGMLNPTLLRHALDVTTPDRLLFSTDHPFRRPSADEIEAFLREFPSDTARDAFTSGNARRLFGIGHQTDAA from the coding sequence ATGACCCTGATCGCGATCGAAGAGCACTGGAACCACCCGGCCCTGACGGACGCCGTCAACGCCCTGCCCGAGGACCGCCGCGACCCGAGCACGGCGCTGGACGAACTCGGCGACAACGGCGAGCTGCTCCGTGACCTCGGCGACGCCCGGCTCGCCGCGATGGACGAGCAGGGGATCGACGTGCAGGTGCTGTCCCTTGCGCCGCCCGGAGCGCAGCCGCTCGATGCCGCGGACGCGATCCCGCTCAGTCGGCAGGCGAACGACATCGCGATCGCCGCGGTTGCGGACCACCCGGACCGGTTCCGCGCGTTCTCGACCCTGCCGATGGCCGAACCGGGCGCTGCCGTCGCCGAACTGGAGCGCACCGCCGGCCTCGGCTGCGTGGGGGCGATGGTCTACGGGCGGACCGGCGAGGTGCCGCTCGACGATCGCCGGTACGACGACCTCTTCGCCGCCGCAGCGTCGCTGGGGCAGCCGGTCTTCATCCACCCGCAGGTCCCGTCGAAGCGTTTGCGCGAAGCGGCGTACGAGGGGTTCGACCCGATGGTCGAGCTCGGATTGGCGACCTTCGGGTGGGGGTGGCACCTCGAGGCGGCACGCGCGGCACTTCGCCTCATCGTCGGTGGCACCTTCGACCGGCACCCGGACCTGCAGATCGTGCTGGGCCACTGGGGCGAGCTGTTGCTCTTCTGGCTCGACCGCGCGGACAGCCTCTCGCGGATCGCCGGACTCGAGCGGAAGGTCTCCGACACCGTCCGCTCCAACGTCCACATCACCAGCTCGGGCATGCTCAACCCCACGCTGCTCCGGCACGCGCTCGACGTCACGACGCCCGACCGGCTGCTGTTCTCCACCGACCACCCGTTCCGGCGGCCCTCCGCGGACGAGATCGAGGCGTTCCTGCGGGAGTTCCCCTCGGACACGGCCCGCGATGCGTTCACGTCGGGGAACGCACGCCGGCTGTTCGGGATCGGCCACCAGACGGATGCGGCATGA
- a CDS encoding haloacid dehalogenase-like hydrolase, translating into MTEPVRGIVFFDVDGTLVSTGSSSSHLAERFGHRDALDEAERRYADGSLTNRQVSEIDAAGWRGASTTTVDRWLDDLPVLPGVELVVAWCRTHQVVPVLASLAWQPVTRSLARRFGFVAHGGPRVGVTGGTYDGAVAEHFDEFDKRDRALRYALARGVPIERCCAIGDSRSDIPLFEVVPAALALNATGAARAAASTAIDTADLSDVVPWLEGWLNSLGGPGSASG; encoded by the coding sequence GTGACGGAGCCGGTGCGCGGCATCGTCTTCTTCGACGTCGACGGGACGCTCGTGTCGACCGGTTCGAGCAGCAGTCATCTCGCGGAGCGATTCGGGCACCGGGACGCACTGGACGAGGCCGAGCGTCGGTACGCCGACGGCTCGCTCACGAATCGACAGGTGAGCGAGATCGATGCCGCGGGCTGGCGCGGCGCATCGACGACGACCGTGGACCGCTGGCTCGACGACCTACCGGTGCTCCCCGGTGTGGAGCTCGTGGTGGCGTGGTGCCGCACGCACCAGGTCGTCCCCGTGTTGGCGTCGCTCGCGTGGCAGCCGGTCACTCGGTCGCTCGCGCGGCGGTTCGGATTCGTCGCGCACGGCGGACCGCGGGTCGGGGTCACGGGTGGCACCTACGACGGGGCGGTGGCGGAGCACTTCGACGAGTTCGACAAGCGAGACCGTGCGCTCCGGTACGCGCTGGCCCGTGGCGTGCCGATCGAGCGGTGCTGTGCGATCGGGGACAGTCGGTCGGACATTCCACTCTTCGAGGTGGTCCCCGCGGCGCTGGCTCTCAATGCGACCGGAGCGGCCAGGGCGGCAGCATCGACCGCGATCGACACGGCGGACCTGTCGGACGTCGTGCCGTGGCTCGAGGGGTGGCTGAACAGTCTGGGCGGACCCGGCTCAGCGAGTGGGTGA